In Bacillus sp. SB49, a single window of DNA contains:
- a CDS encoding histidine phosphatase family protein — MEIALIRHGKSAWVNNEPITGEEFNDWVKGYDAAGVVAEKEYDFFLVRKVSGSACLFTSHRARAIESAKHLKARGTIIQDPLFDEVDLPEIEGPTWRQPPKWWLVALRILWRFGYTNNCESIDYARARAHKAAEVLSEAAAEHGDTVLVGHGIFNRLIARELRRDGWSGKRKANTEHWSCTIYTKEESG, encoded by the coding sequence ATGGAAATAGCTTTGATTCGACATGGGAAATCGGCATGGGTAAACAATGAACCCATCACCGGGGAGGAGTTCAACGATTGGGTTAAAGGTTATGATGCAGCTGGAGTAGTCGCGGAGAAGGAATATGACTTCTTTCTCGTAAGGAAAGTATCCGGTTCTGCATGCCTCTTCACCAGTCACCGGGCACGTGCCATTGAATCGGCAAAGCATCTGAAGGCCCGGGGAACGATTATTCAAGATCCGCTTTTTGATGAAGTGGATCTCCCGGAAATCGAGGGTCCGACGTGGCGGCAGCCTCCGAAGTGGTGGCTTGTCGCCTTGAGAATCCTTTGGAGATTCGGATATACGAACAATTGCGAATCGATTGATTACGCCCGTGCGAGGGCACACAAAGCTGCGGAAGTCCTGAGTGAGGCAGCAGCAGAGCATGGAGATACGGTGCTTGTAGGACACGGTATTTTCAACCGGTTGATTGCAAGGGAACTGCGCCGGGACGGCTGGTCCGGAAAAAGGAAGGCCAATACGGAGCATTGGAGCTGCACGATTTATACGAAAGAGGAGAGCGGGTAA
- a CDS encoding VOC family protein, which translates to MLKRLDTVCLMVKDIERAGCWYEKSLDLKEVFRGNGYRVLAPEAGGVPITLEEGVPESGGSYPIFFVEDAEQVHDALKQRGVKTSAVQTDKDNRFFDFWDPDGNRMQVCYYIK; encoded by the coding sequence GTGTTGAAACGATTGGATACAGTATGTCTGATGGTGAAAGATATCGAACGGGCAGGTTGCTGGTACGAGAAATCTCTTGATCTTAAAGAAGTTTTCCGAGGGAACGGATACCGTGTCTTGGCTCCGGAGGCCGGAGGGGTGCCAATTACGCTGGAAGAAGGAGTTCCGGAGAGTGGAGGAAGTTATCCTATCTTCTTTGTTGAGGATGCAGAACAGGTCCATGACGCGTTGAAGCAGCGTGGAGTGAAAACAAGTGCGGTTCAAACAGATAAGGACAATCGCTTTTTCGACTTCTGGGATCCCGACGGCAATCGGATGCAGGTTTGTTATTACATAAAATGA
- a CDS encoding cell wall-binding repeat-containing protein: protein MKRMKKTFSIASSFLIAATVLATPAAAFEKETPEMWKAYQESKEHKVQLAAEEDWSITYEEEPNDTFEQAQSLEIDSFIIGTLTDSDKDMYKIEVIGDRPVELSTGVFSTLEDGTEMELNGVLYDADGNRIEAEFEEIDEYGFGAFYTVHPGTYYIEASDLANLDNGEEYGVTAYVYVPQAEIERISGADRYKTAAKIAIRKTGGYPAADVVLATGTDYPDALAGAPLASWMDAPILLTKKGKLPQVTEYALETLDTERVTILGGTGAVSKDVENYLKKNLGLEVERVSGTDRFETAAAIAELLPPSDAAIVTYGRNFPDALSAAPVAATYGLPILLTEKNSLPKATEKQLKQYEHSFAVGGRGAISAGVFKKLPDAQRIAGSDRYETSVAVAETFEMDNQFVQIATGADFADALTGSVYTFGEPVLLTPKKQLAPSVKAYFEANETTFFRIFGGTGAVSEKIEDEIRSLFE, encoded by the coding sequence ATGAAACGAATGAAAAAGACTTTCAGCATCGCGTCATCCTTTTTGATCGCAGCCACCGTCCTTGCTACCCCTGCCGCAGCATTTGAAAAAGAAACGCCGGAAATGTGGAAGGCATATCAGGAAAGTAAGGAGCACAAAGTGCAGCTCGCAGCCGAAGAAGACTGGTCCATCACCTATGAAGAAGAGCCGAATGACACATTCGAGCAGGCTCAATCCCTCGAGATCGACAGCTTCATTATTGGCACGTTGACCGATTCCGACAAAGACATGTATAAGATCGAAGTCATCGGCGACCGCCCGGTGGAGTTATCTACCGGTGTATTTTCGACCTTGGAAGATGGAACGGAAATGGAGCTGAACGGCGTCCTCTATGATGCCGATGGAAACAGAATCGAAGCGGAGTTCGAGGAAATAGATGAGTATGGATTCGGCGCTTTCTACACGGTCCACCCCGGCACCTATTATATCGAGGCTTCCGACCTGGCAAATCTGGATAACGGGGAAGAATACGGCGTGACTGCTTATGTGTATGTACCGCAGGCAGAAATCGAACGTATTTCCGGAGCCGATCGTTACAAAACAGCAGCTAAGATCGCTATTCGTAAAACCGGTGGCTATCCGGCGGCAGATGTCGTCCTTGCTACAGGCACAGATTATCCTGATGCCCTCGCGGGTGCACCGCTGGCATCCTGGATGGATGCCCCGATTCTTCTGACAAAGAAAGGAAAGCTGCCACAAGTGACGGAATACGCACTGGAAACGCTGGATACGGAACGGGTGACCATACTCGGAGGTACGGGTGCTGTATCCAAAGATGTGGAGAACTATTTGAAGAAGAATCTTGGTCTGGAAGTAGAACGGGTAAGCGGAACGGACCGGTTTGAAACAGCAGCCGCCATCGCCGAGCTGCTTCCGCCTTCCGACGCTGCCATCGTTACCTACGGACGTAACTTCCCGGACGCCTTATCTGCTGCTCCGGTTGCAGCAACTTACGGCCTGCCGATCCTTTTGACAGAAAAAAATTCCCTGCCGAAAGCGACAGAAAAACAGCTGAAGCAGTATGAGCATAGTTTCGCAGTCGGCGGCAGGGGAGCCATCAGCGCAGGCGTATTTAAAAAGCTTCCGGATGCGCAACGGATTGCTGGGTCCGACCGTTATGAAACATCCGTTGCAGTTGCAGAGACGTTCGAGATGGATAACCAATTCGTCCAGATCGCAACAGGCGCAGATTTCGCAGATGCCCTCACAGGATCTGTCTATACGTTTGGCGAGCCGGTGCTGCTGACACCGAAAAAGCAGCTTGCCCCAAGCGTAAAAGCCTATTTTGAAGCAAATGAGACAACTTTCTTCCGGATTTTCGGAGGAACCGGAGCAGTCAGTGAAAAAATCGAAGACGAAATCCGCTCCCTTTTCGAATAA
- a CDS encoding helix-turn-helix domain-containing protein, with protein sequence MIRIQLDVMMAKRKMSLNELSKKVGITPANLSILKNEKAKAVRFTTLDALCKALDCQPGDLLEYVEE encoded by the coding sequence ATGATACGAATTCAATTGGATGTCATGATGGCAAAAAGAAAAATGTCGCTGAACGAACTCTCGAAAAAGGTCGGGATCACTCCCGCCAACCTGTCAATCTTGAAAAATGAAAAAGCGAAAGCTGTCCGCTTCACGACGCTTGACGCGCTGTGTAAGGCACTCGACTGCCAGCCCGGTGACCTGCTGGAATACGTAGAGGAATAG
- a CDS encoding DUF2975 domain-containing protein has translation MNPLYKIGSVAALVLFYLVCLLSIFMLASNIGYIWYPNSAFTASLGAFDPLYTYFELHFDTTPVVYTEPSFRWLSFASEATMTVFALLFLWFLHQLLKNIHHAGLFTESNVTVLFRFGLTVSILGTAFGYMDSRLSSAAITALDVRNGSIEFTSLYHLDMLFGGIVLLIIASALKTAVRAVEENKKTI, from the coding sequence ATGAACCCGTTATATAAAATAGGGTCGGTAGCTGCTTTGGTGCTTTTTTATTTGGTGTGTCTGCTCAGTATCTTCATGCTTGCCTCCAATATCGGCTACATATGGTACCCAAACAGCGCCTTCACCGCTTCGCTCGGCGCCTTCGATCCGCTTTATACTTATTTCGAACTGCACTTCGACACCACACCCGTTGTCTATACGGAACCTTCTTTCCGCTGGCTGTCTTTTGCATCAGAAGCGACGATGACGGTCTTTGCCCTTTTATTTTTATGGTTCCTTCACCAGTTGTTGAAAAACATTCATCATGCCGGATTATTCACGGAGTCAAACGTTACGGTATTGTTCCGCTTCGGCCTTACCGTTTCCATTCTTGGAACAGCATTTGGATATATGGATTCCCGGCTTTCTTCTGCAGCCATTACGGCGCTTGATGTCCGGAACGGCTCAATCGAATTCACCAGCCTCTATCACTTGGATATGCTTTTCGGGGGCATCGTGCTTTTGATCATCGCCTCCGCATTGAAGACAGCCGTCCGCGCAGTCGAAGAGAATAAGAAAACGATATAA